Genomic window (Rhodothermales bacterium):
TGTGGGAGGGGACCGATCACTGGGAGACCCTGCTGGAAGAGCGTGCCGCCCTCAGTGGCCGGCTGGTGCTGGCCTCCGTGGCCCAGGAGGCGCTCCGCCGGATCCGGGAGCGCTGAGGTAATAGTTCAGCTACAACCGCACGATCTTCCGGGAGATCACCGCCGGCCCGGTCCGCAGACGGACCACATAGATGCCGGCGCTCGAGCGGCGGCCGCCGGCGTCCCACCCGTCCCATTCGGCCTGATGGCTACCGGCAGGTTGCCGGCCATTAAAAAGTGTCGCGACCCGACGTCCCTGGAGATCGAAGACCTCGATGGACACGGTTGCGTCTCCGGCCGGCACGGTGTAACGGACAACCGTCTCTTCCCGGAAGGGATTCGGAAAACTGGGATGCAACGCGAACCCATCCAGCAGCCGTTCCGCCTTCTCCGTCGATGTGGCGGTTGGCAGCGGCCGGAAAGCGATGCTGCGGGGCACCTGAAGGCCGCCCGCGGTGATGTCTCGTTCGTGCTTCCGGTCCTGCGCGTATTGCTGCACCACGTTCTGGCTGAACGACGTGACGTACATATGATTCAGATCGTCAAACGCGATACCCTGTGGGGTGTCCATATGGTGGGTGATCGCGGCGATGAACCTGCCCGTCGTATCAAATACCGCCACATTGTTGGAGCTGCCGCCTGAAACGTACAACAAGTCGCTAATATCGCGGGCGATACTCATCGGGCTGAGCAGCCCGCCGCCGGTGAACGTCTTCACGAAGGCGTCGGAGGGGGAGAACTTGACAACCTCGTTGGTAAGCGCGCTGGAGACGTAGCTGTTGCCATGGGTGTCGAATGCGACGCAGTTGGTGCCGTTTAATCCGCCTCCCGTAAACGAGCGGAGGAAGGCGCCATCGAGGTCGAAAACAACGACCTGATCGTTGTTATAGCTCCCGACGTACAATTCGCCAGCCGGGGAGATCGCCATCCCGGTAGGGCCGTCCAGTTCGGCGTGCGCGAAGGAGGTGATGTACGCCTCGTCGGACCCAAAAACAAGGATCTGGTCGTTGTTCTGACTGGCGACATACAGGCGGTCGTTGGGGCCGAAGACGACGCCTCGGGGGCCGGCGAGATGGTCCTGTATGATGTCGCGCAGGTAGACGCCCGTGGAGTCGAATACGGTCACCTTGTCCCCAGCGAAGCTGGATACGTAGAAGTTGCCCGTGCGCGCCGGCGGGAGGCGGGTTTCCGCGAGGAAGGGACGGGAGACCAGAAACAGGGAGAGCAGGGCGGCCAGGGTGAAGGAGAGGACCGATTTCATGTGCAAGCGGTGATTAATGTTGGTAATCGGAAGTCAGGACGGCGATGCCCACACGCGAAAAGATGGGCAAATCGGACCCTCATCCGGTCAACCTGCCATAATCCAGAAGGCGATCATGCCGAGTAGGGTACTGATGGCCATGGTCCACACCATGCCCAGACGGGTGCGAAACGTGGCGAAACCGGCAAACAGTGCTATGGCCACGAGGACGGGATCGAGGGTGGACCAGGACGGGATATAAAGCCGCACGCCATGCCAGTACGATTCGTCGACTACCCCAAACAGGGTGTGAAGGGCGAACCATAAAGCCAGGTTGAGCACAACACCGACGACCGCCGCGGTAATAGCAGACAGGGCCGCCGAAAGCGTTTTTTTGCCACGAAGATATTCGATGTAAGGTGCTCCGAGGAATATCCAGAGGAAACACGGCGCAAACGTCACCCAGGTTGTCACCACGGAGCCGAAGACGCCGGCCCACACCGGATCGATACCTGCCGCGTGTCGGAACGCGCCCATAAAACCTACAAACTGAACGACCTGGATCAGCGGGCCCGGTGTTGTTTCCGCCATTCCCAATCCATCGAGCATTTCGCCAGGCTCCAGCCAGTCGAATGTCGCGACCGCTTCCTGAGCGATGTACGCCAGC
Coding sequences:
- a CDS encoding T9SS type A sorting domain-containing protein, with protein sequence MKSVLSFTLAALLSLFLVSRPFLAETRLPPARTGNFYVSSFAGDKVTVFDSTGVYLRDIIQDHLAGPRGVVFGPNDRLYVASQNNDQILVFGSDEAYITSFAHAELDGPTGMAISPAGELYVGSYNNDQVVVFDLDGAFLRSFTGGGLNGTNCVAFDTHGNSYVSSALTNEVVKFSPSDAFVKTFTGGGLLSPMSIARDISDLLYVSGGSSNNVAVFDTTGRFIAAITHHMDTPQGIAFDDLNHMYVTSFSQNVVQQYAQDRKHERDITAGGLQVPRSIAFRPLPTATSTEKAERLLDGFALHPSFPNPFREETVVRYTVPAGDATVSIEVFDLQGRRVATLFNGRQPAGSHQAEWDGWDAGGRRSSAGIYVVRLRTGPAVISRKIVRL